A window of Candidatus Latescibacter sp. contains these coding sequences:
- a CDS encoding type II toxin-antitoxin system VapB family antitoxin — translation MRTTLNIDDELIMKASQMTGIKEKTSLVRLGLETLIARESSRRLARLGGTEKGLRIPGRRRPVSE, via the coding sequence ATGAGAACTACTCTGAATATTGACGACGAGCTGATAATGAAGGCCAGCCAGATGACGGGAATCAAGGAGAAAACTTCATTGGTAAGGCTTGGCCTTGAAACGTTGATCGCTCGTGAAAGCTCAAGAAGGCTTGCACGGCTTGGCGGCACCGAAAAAGGATTGAGAATACCCGGAAGACGGAGACCGGTCAGTGAATGA